A stretch of Alkalicella caledoniensis DNA encodes these proteins:
- the lepB gene encoding signal peptidase I, which produces MKELKEWIKSIVIAIILALIIRGFVMESFIVDGSSMLPTFTDNERVLVNKFVYRFREPRHGEIVVFPFPNEEDKILIKRVIGEPGDKVEIISEQLYLNDQLVDEGYILHDSAGKDFGPVWVPEGYVLLLGDNRNNSHDSRDPEVGFIDIDDIRGKTFMRYWPISKIRYFK; this is translated from the coding sequence ATGAAAGAGTTGAAGGAATGGATTAAATCCATTGTAATAGCTATTATTTTAGCCTTAATTATCCGAGGTTTTGTTATGGAAAGCTTTATTGTTGATGGTAGTTCTATGCTACCAACTTTTACGGATAATGAACGGGTCTTAGTAAATAAATTTGTTTATAGGTTTAGAGAGCCTAGGCACGGAGAAATCGTTGTTTTTCCATTCCCTAATGAAGAAGATAAGATTTTAATAAAGCGGGTTATTGGTGAACCAGGGGATAAAGTAGAAATTATCTCTGAGCAGCTATACTTAAATGATCAACTTGTTGATGAGGGGTATATATTACATGATTCTGCTGGTAAAGATTTTGGACCAGTGTGGGTTCCCGAAGGCTATGTCCTTCTTTTAGGGGACAATCGCAATAATAGTCATGACAGTAGAGATCCTGAGGTAGGATTTATAGATATAGATGATATAAGAGGCAAAACATTCATGAGGTATTGGCCCATATCTAAAATTAGATATTTTAAATAG
- the ylqF gene encoding ribosome biogenesis GTPase YlqF, whose protein sequence is MQYQWYPGHMVKAKRLIKENLKLVDVVLELTDGRIPLSSRNPDIDEIIGSKPRIILLSKSDLADKTKTDQWIKHFSRLGHKCVEVDLIKGTGLKKVLSYAKDIGTEKHKNQLLKGRLVRPTRMMILGIPNVGKSTLINKISNRSAAKTGDKPGVTKIKQWIKTQNNLEMLDTPGVLWPKFEDETVGFKLAVTGAIKDEIVNTEDMAYRLIQYLFENYPGLLNTRYQVEENLAPPEYLQALSDKRGFLLQGSVVDYMKGAEVLIKEFRQGRLGRITLDDPQK, encoded by the coding sequence ATGCAATATCAGTGGTACCCAGGTCATATGGTGAAAGCCAAAAGGCTTATTAAAGAAAATTTAAAACTTGTTGATGTGGTATTAGAATTAACTGATGGAAGGATTCCCCTAAGTAGCAGAAACCCTGATATTGACGAGATTATTGGAAGTAAACCTAGAATAATCCTATTATCCAAGTCTGATTTAGCTGACAAAACTAAGACAGATCAATGGATTAAACATTTTTCTAGGCTAGGACATAAATGTGTGGAAGTAGACTTAATCAAAGGAACTGGCCTTAAGAAAGTACTCTCTTATGCAAAGGATATCGGAACAGAAAAACATAAGAACCAACTATTAAAAGGAAGGCTTGTAAGACCAACTCGTATGATGATTTTGGGTATACCCAATGTTGGTAAATCAACGCTAATAAATAAAATATCCAATCGTAGTGCAGCAAAAACCGGTGATAAGCCCGGAGTGACAAAGATAAAACAATGGATAAAAACTCAAAATAACTTAGAAATGCTGGACACACCAGGGGTTTTATGGCCAAAGTTTGAGGATGAGACTGTTGGCTTTAAACTAGCTGTAACAGGTGCCATTAAAGACGAAATAGTAAATACAGAAGATATGGCATATAGACTTATTCAGTACTTATTTGAAAATTACCCAGGGTTACTTAACACAAGGTACCAAGTTGAAGAAAACCTTGCACCACCAGAATATTTACAGGCCCTTTCTGATAAAAGAGGTTTTTTACTACAAGGCAGTGTAGTGGATTACATGAAGGGTGCAGAGGTTTTAATTAAAGAATTCAGGCAAGGAAGATTAGGGAGAATAACCCTAGACGACCCACAAAAATAG
- a CDS encoding ribonuclease HII, with translation MFEQMTIKQVENNINKMEKNYELVNALRADGRSGLVSLAGRVETQIKKMEHFYRLWCYEKEYWQQSLLVAGLDEAGRGPLAGPVVSAAVVFDNIPELFGINDSKKLSEQDRNELYGKIKEQAKYYSIGVADNTVIDKINILQATKTSMINAVKGIDASLGMLLIDGNFTIDLPLPQRPIVKGDSKVGSIGAASILAKVYRDEYMYKLHEKYPMYNFSKNKGYPTEEHLWAIRKYGPSPIHRLTFRGVKEDTYA, from the coding sequence ATGTTTGAACAGATGACAATAAAACAAGTTGAAAATAACATAAATAAAATGGAGAAAAACTATGAGTTAGTTAATGCTCTACGGGCAGATGGGCGTAGTGGCCTTGTTAGTCTAGCTGGTAGAGTGGAGACGCAGATAAAGAAAATGGAGCATTTTTATAGGCTGTGGTGCTACGAAAAAGAGTATTGGCAGCAAAGTCTACTTGTAGCTGGCCTTGATGAAGCAGGTAGAGGCCCTTTAGCAGGGCCTGTGGTTTCAGCTGCAGTTGTTTTTGATAATATTCCAGAGTTGTTCGGTATAAACGACTCTAAAAAACTATCAGAACAAGACCGTAATGAACTATATGGTAAGATAAAGGAGCAGGCCAAATATTACTCCATAGGTGTAGCTGATAATACTGTTATCGATAAAATAAATATCCTACAAGCCACAAAGACATCAATGATAAATGCAGTTAAAGGTATTGATGCATCACTGGGTATGTTGCTAATTGACGGTAATTTTACAATAGATCTACCACTACCTCAAAGACCAATTGTAAAAGGGGATAGCAAGGTTGGATCAATAGGAGCTGCATCTATTTTGGCTAAAGTATATAGAGATGAATACATGTATAAGCTTCATGAAAAATATCCCATGTACAATTTCTCTAAAAATAAAGGTTATCCTACAGAAGAACATTTATGGGCTATCAGAAAATATGGTCCATCCCCTATTCATAGACTAACCTTTAGAGGGGTCAAGGAGGATACTTATGCGTAG
- a CDS encoding HD-GYP domain-containing protein, which yields MRRVAVNYLKEGDIVAYPVKNSDGQILLTQGTSLNSNLIGKLAHLGIHAVYIQDDSLPSMSINQIIQESTRKESIDAIKKLMLQNTIKNEVEKISKESIDIRRLTNVVNMLVEELMISGETLSSFAEIRMLDSYTYNHSVDVCIYSLILGHKLKYTRTQLFELGLGALLHDVGKSKVPLNVINKPDVLSKDEYEKIKEHPVLGYEILRLNPNIPLLSAHVALQHHERYNGSGYPRKISRDSIHPYGYIVGIADMFDALTSEKLYRPKFTFKEAIEILISTKNTLFPSHYIDAFLQCLALYPNGYRVKLNTGDLAVVIGQGTTPLTPILKPVDNDITTDAYELIDLEDNREIYIEDIVYE from the coding sequence ATGCGTAGAGTGGCAGTTAACTACTTAAAAGAGGGCGATATTGTTGCATATCCTGTCAAAAATTCTGACGGGCAAATTCTACTAACACAGGGTACTTCTCTAAACAGTAACCTAATTGGAAAATTAGCTCATTTAGGTATACATGCCGTTTATATACAAGATGATTCACTGCCTTCAATGAGTATTAATCAAATAATTCAAGAGAGCACTAGGAAAGAATCTATAGATGCAATTAAAAAACTGATGCTTCAAAATACCATCAAAAACGAGGTTGAAAAAATAAGTAAAGAAAGTATAGATATTAGAAGGTTAACCAATGTTGTCAATATGCTTGTGGAAGAACTGATGATTAGTGGAGAAACCTTATCTAGCTTTGCAGAAATTAGAATGTTAGATAGTTATACTTACAATCATAGTGTGGACGTGTGCATTTATTCACTTATTTTAGGTCACAAGCTAAAGTATACGAGAACCCAGTTGTTTGAGCTGGGCTTAGGTGCATTATTACATGATGTGGGAAAATCTAAAGTACCTCTAAATGTTATAAACAAGCCTGATGTTTTATCAAAAGATGAGTATGAAAAAATTAAAGAGCACCCTGTTCTAGGTTATGAAATTCTAAGATTAAATCCCAATATACCACTTCTTTCTGCACATGTGGCGTTGCAACATCACGAGAGGTATAATGGTAGTGGCTATCCAAGGAAGATTAGTAGAGATAGTATACATCCATACGGATACATAGTGGGAATTGCAGACATGTTTGATGCACTGACATCAGAGAAGCTCTATCGACCGAAATTTACTTTTAAAGAAGCCATAGAAATTCTTATATCTACTAAGAATACACTCTTTCCTTCCCATTATATTGATGCATTTTTACAGTGCTTGGCTTTGTATCCAAATGGATATAGGGTGAAATTAAATACAGGAGACTTAGCTGTGGTTATCGGTCAAGGTACTACGCCCCTTACACCTATTCTAAAACCTGTTGATAATGATATAACAACTGATGCTTATGAGTTAATTGACTTAGAAGATAATCGAGAAATATATATTGAGGACATAGTTTATGAATAA
- a CDS encoding YraN family protein has translation MNNKELGQIGENIAIDYLLKQGLQLKEQNFRCPLGEIDIILTDKKTLVFCEVKTRADLEFGNPMDFITKHKLSRIERVGTYYMMMNNIAQWECRIDAVGIHFENHLPKIRWIKNCTF, from the coding sequence ATGAATAATAAAGAACTGGGGCAAATTGGTGAAAATATAGCTATTGACTATCTTCTAAAACAAGGGCTACAACTAAAGGAACAAAATTTTCGTTGTCCCTTAGGAGAAATAGATATAATTTTAACGGATAAAAAAACCTTAGTTTTCTGTGAAGTCAAAACAAGGGCTGACCTTGAATTTGGAAACCCAATGGACTTTATAACTAAGCATAAACTATCTAGAATCGAAAGAGTAGGTACATATTATATGATGATGAACAACATAGCTCAATGGGAATGTAGAATAGATGCTGTAGGAATACACTTTGAAAACCATCTACCTAAGATAAGATGGATAAAAAACTGTACTTTTTAA
- a CDS encoding IS1182 family transposase → MSFIQGTDRKQKTMFPDCIEDYIGEDNPVRVIDEYVKLVNMSAFTKSKEHRRGAPGYHPSVLLKLYLYGYVNGIRSSRKLETESHRNIEVVWLLQKLKPDFKTIADFRKENKTQLKQVFKDFTKLCKDLKLLGEEFIAIDGTKIQANNSKKNNFSKKKIQRHKQYIEDKVNSYLDLLESSDKDDSPKLKYTPEEIQQKIEKLKERKIKFEELEKKLQDSESNEISTVDEDARLMDNKNNGVTVAYNIQTAVDSKHSIIVAYDVTNNPADQGNLNSLAEKAKDIFGKRKLEVAADKGYYQADDLMKCERNETTVYLPKQSYSNATGDKDFYGDKFTYVPEKDLYICPLGHELRRINHKSKEPKRIKYRNYDACKNCESKSKCTTAAKGRIINRSPNQDFLDTIDARTEANMDKYLQRQMIVEHPYGTIKRTMNAGYFLTRGMDSVTTETALVLLAYNFKRVINIIGVKELLRILVALRPTLSLYFYMFKSYCTKRQEIYG, encoded by the coding sequence ATGTCATTTATACAAGGTACAGATAGAAAGCAAAAAACAATGTTTCCTGACTGCATAGAAGATTACATAGGTGAGGATAATCCCGTTAGGGTAATTGATGAATACGTAAAACTGGTCAATATGAGTGCATTCACTAAATCAAAGGAACACCGCAGAGGTGCACCAGGATATCATCCCTCTGTTTTATTGAAGTTATATCTATATGGGTATGTAAATGGCATAAGATCATCTAGAAAGCTAGAAACAGAATCTCACAGGAATATAGAAGTGGTTTGGCTATTACAAAAACTAAAACCTGATTTTAAAACAATAGCTGATTTCAGGAAAGAAAATAAAACTCAGCTAAAACAAGTTTTCAAGGATTTTACTAAGTTGTGTAAGGATCTCAAACTATTAGGCGAGGAATTCATAGCAATAGATGGGACTAAAATTCAAGCTAATAATTCAAAGAAGAATAATTTCTCAAAGAAAAAAATACAAAGACACAAACAATATATCGAAGATAAGGTTAATTCCTATCTAGATTTGTTAGAAAGCAGTGACAAAGACGATTCACCTAAACTTAAGTATACACCTGAAGAAATTCAGCAAAAAATTGAAAAACTCAAGGAGCGTAAAATTAAATTTGAAGAGTTGGAAAAAAAACTACAGGATAGCGAAAGTAATGAAATATCTACAGTTGACGAAGATGCTAGGCTTATGGACAACAAAAACAATGGTGTTACTGTAGCATATAACATACAAACAGCTGTAGACTCTAAGCATAGTATTATAGTGGCATATGATGTTACAAACAATCCCGCAGATCAAGGTAATCTAAATTCACTTGCAGAAAAGGCTAAAGATATATTTGGAAAAAGGAAACTTGAAGTAGCAGCAGATAAAGGCTATTACCAAGCAGACGACCTTATGAAATGTGAGAGAAACGAAACAACAGTCTATTTGCCAAAACAGTCGTATTCTAACGCCACAGGAGACAAAGATTTCTACGGAGATAAATTTACTTATGTGCCTGAAAAAGACTTATATATTTGTCCTTTGGGCCATGAATTACGCAGAATAAACCACAAATCAAAAGAACCAAAAAGAATAAAATATAGAAACTACGATGCCTGTAAAAACTGTGAATCAAAAAGCAAATGCACCACTGCAGCCAAAGGCAGGATAATAAATCGGTCACCTAACCAAGATTTTTTGGATACTATAGATGCTAGAACAGAAGCAAATATGGACAAATACCTACAAAGGCAGATGATTGTTGAGCATCCTTATGGAACCATCAAAAGGACAATGAATGCTGGGTATTTTTTAACAAGAGGGATGGATTCTGTAACTACAGAGACAGCCCTAGTTTTGCTAGCCTATAATTTTAAAAGAGTAATAAATATTATAGGAGTGAAAGAACTACTAAGGATATTAGTAGCTCTTAGACCCACTTTATCATTGTATTTTTATATGTTTAAGTCATATTGCACCAAAAGACAGGAAATTTACGGCTAA
- a CDS encoding DNA polymerase Y family protein — protein sequence MAEKVIFHIDVNSAYLSWEAVYALQQGASVDLRDIPAVIGGNEKKRNGIVLAKSIPAKKYNIKTGETLFSARLKCPQLVVAPPRYNLYMQCSEAMGNLLSKYSPLIQFFSIDELFLDYTNMDKHFGTPLQAAEKIREEIKNTLGFTVNIGIGSNKLLAKMASEFEKPDKVHTLFPEEIPKKMWPLAVGELFMVGSKTAEKLQSKNIHSIGELAQTDPQFLYGFLKSHGLLVWNYANGKEDSPVRNEGVLMKGLGNSTTISFDLLDLEDSFKVLLALTETVCTRLRRSELHATVISVSLKNSSFVSYSHQGTLPHATNCTKIVFEKAKELFVKAWKGEPIRHMGIHLTKLIESDFHQLSLFEPDPFPYKTLDKAVDDIRLRYGNTSIVRSSFLHSGFSPQQGGVIREDDYPMMSSIL from the coding sequence ATGGCTGAAAAAGTTATTTTTCATATTGATGTTAATTCCGCCTATCTTTCTTGGGAAGCTGTCTATGCATTGCAGCAGGGAGCTTCTGTGGATCTGAGGGATATCCCTGCTGTTATAGGTGGAAACGAAAAAAAGAGAAACGGTATAGTCTTAGCAAAATCAATCCCCGCAAAAAAATACAACATTAAAACTGGAGAAACACTATTTTCTGCAAGACTCAAATGTCCACAGCTTGTAGTAGCTCCACCAAGGTACAATCTTTACATGCAATGTAGCGAAGCTATGGGCAATTTATTGTCTAAGTACTCCCCTTTAATACAATTTTTTTCAATTGATGAACTTTTTTTGGACTATACCAATATGGATAAACACTTTGGAACTCCATTACAGGCTGCAGAAAAAATTAGAGAAGAAATCAAAAATACCCTGGGTTTTACTGTCAATATTGGTATAGGATCAAACAAACTTTTAGCTAAAATGGCTTCTGAATTTGAAAAACCAGATAAAGTTCATACACTTTTTCCAGAGGAAATTCCCAAAAAAATGTGGCCTCTAGCTGTGGGAGAGTTGTTTATGGTTGGGTCTAAAACTGCGGAAAAGCTTCAAAGTAAAAATATACATTCAATTGGCGAGCTAGCTCAAACAGATCCCCAGTTTTTGTATGGCTTTTTAAAAAGTCACGGTTTATTAGTATGGAATTATGCAAATGGCAAGGAAGATTCACCTGTACGTAATGAAGGGGTGCTCATGAAAGGTTTAGGCAATTCCACCACTATCTCTTTTGATCTTTTAGACCTAGAAGATAGTTTTAAAGTACTATTAGCATTAACGGAAACCGTTTGTACAAGGTTAAGGCGTTCTGAGCTTCACGCCACAGTTATAAGTGTCTCCTTGAAAAATAGTTCCTTTGTTTCATACTCCCATCAGGGAACACTTCCCCATGCCACTAATTGTACTAAAATTGTTTTTGAGAAGGCGAAAGAGCTTTTTGTAAAAGCATGGAAAGGTGAACCCATTAGGCATATGGGTATACATTTAACAAAGCTTATAGAAAGTGATTTTCATCAGCTATCTTTATTTGAACCTGATCCTTTTCCATATAAAACCTTAGATAAAGCCGTTGATGATATCAGACTAAGGTATGGGAACACTTCCATTGTTCGTTCCTCTTTCCTACATTCTGGTTTTAGTCCACAGCAAGGTGGAGTAATCAGGGAAGATGATTACCCCATGATGTCCAGTATTTTATAA
- a CDS encoding YifB family Mg chelatase-like AAA ATPase has protein sequence MLAIAKSCGVLGLDGNIIEVEVNISKGFPSFEIVGLPDTAVREAKERVKAAVFNSGYKFPSNKIIVNLAPADIKKEGAIYDLPIALGILAADNQWPKQYLENIVTCGELSLDGRVREINGILPMAVHLKEKEQKKFMVPFNNKEEGALVKGVEIYPVSTLKEAVDHILNIKKLAAFKGSLGGSQGQGENLGDFSEVKGQKAVKRAMEIAAAGGHNLLLIGPPGTGKSMLAKRFASILPPLTYDETLEVSKIFSVAGLLRKTGLFSKRPFRAPHHTVSYGGLVGGGRIPKPGEISLAHKGVLFLDELPEFSRDVLEVLRQPLEDREIVISRVSGSIKYPADFILVSSMNPCPCGFYNSPTTQCSCSLSKVDKYRGKISGPLLDRLDIHIEVPAVKFNELMGDDIKEESSEDILKRVIKAREIQFDRYKDNDSIDYNSRLSGKILKSCCNLDGESKALLETAFNNLGLSARAYDKILKVARTIADLEGSENIQMNHVAEAIQYRSLDSNYWNR, from the coding sequence ATGTTAGCAATTGCAAAGAGTTGTGGCGTGCTAGGACTAGATGGAAATATTATTGAGGTGGAAGTAAATATATCCAAAGGGTTTCCATCCTTTGAGATAGTTGGACTACCTGACACTGCTGTAAGGGAAGCAAAAGAAAGGGTTAAGGCAGCAGTTTTTAATTCAGGGTATAAATTTCCCTCTAACAAAATCATCGTAAACCTAGCTCCAGCAGATATAAAAAAAGAAGGGGCCATTTATGATTTGCCCATTGCCTTAGGGATACTAGCCGCAGATAATCAATGGCCAAAACAGTATTTAGAAAATATAGTGACATGTGGTGAACTTTCCTTAGATGGGAGAGTAAGGGAGATAAACGGCATTTTACCCATGGCTGTACATTTAAAGGAAAAAGAACAAAAGAAGTTTATGGTTCCTTTTAACAATAAAGAGGAAGGTGCCCTTGTAAAGGGGGTGGAAATTTACCCAGTTAGTACATTAAAAGAAGCAGTGGACCATATATTAAACATAAAAAAACTAGCTGCCTTTAAAGGAAGCTTAGGTGGGAGTCAAGGACAAGGGGAAAATTTAGGTGATTTTAGTGAAGTTAAAGGTCAAAAGGCAGTAAAAAGAGCTATGGAAATCGCTGCAGCAGGGGGGCATAATCTCCTGCTAATAGGCCCACCTGGAACAGGAAAATCAATGCTTGCTAAAAGATTTGCAAGTATTTTACCACCACTTACATATGACGAAACATTGGAAGTTTCGAAGATTTTTAGTGTGGCAGGACTGCTGAGAAAAACAGGACTTTTTAGCAAAAGGCCTTTTAGAGCACCACACCATACAGTATCATATGGAGGACTAGTTGGAGGAGGAAGGATTCCCAAACCTGGGGAGATAAGCTTAGCTCACAAAGGTGTGCTATTTTTAGATGAACTACCTGAATTTTCCCGGGATGTATTAGAAGTACTAAGACAACCCTTAGAAGATAGGGAAATAGTTATATCTAGGGTAAGTGGATCAATAAAATACCCAGCTGACTTTATCCTTGTGTCCTCCATGAATCCATGTCCTTGCGGATTCTACAATTCTCCAACAACTCAGTGTAGTTGTTCCCTTAGTAAAGTAGACAAATATCGGGGTAAGATATCAGGACCTCTTTTAGATAGATTAGATATACATATAGAAGTTCCCGCAGTAAAATTTAATGAGTTAATGGGAGATGATATAAAAGAAGAGAGCTCAGAGGATATTTTAAAAAGGGTAATAAAAGCTAGAGAAATACAGTTTGATAGATATAAAGATAATGATAGTATAGATTATAATAGTAGGCTTTCGGGTAAAATTTTAAAAAGCTGCTGTAATTTGGATGGGGAAAGTAAGGCTCTACTGGAAACGGCTTTCAATAACCTAGGCTTAAGTGCTAGGGCATATGACAAGATATTAAAAGTTGCTAGAACAATTGCAGACCTAGAAGGTAGTGAAAACATACAAATGAACCATGTGGCAGAAGCCATACAATACAGAAGTTTAGATAGTAACTACTGGAATAGATAA
- a CDS encoding class I SAM-dependent methyltransferase produces MIKRSLEFARQLILDSLQDGDVAIDGTAGNGNDTLLLAKGVGDKGKVFAFDIQKEALENTYQRLIKHNLEHRVVLVNTGHENIKEHVTDKVSAIMFNFGYLPGGDHGIVTKLESTIPAIEQGLELLKENGVMSLMLYPGHYGGKWETDGVLTLVKNLNQKMYTVLHYNFINLQNFPPQLLVIQKKKNGI; encoded by the coding sequence TTGATTAAAAGGAGCTTGGAATTTGCAAGACAGCTAATACTTGATAGTTTACAAGATGGAGATGTAGCTATTGATGGTACAGCAGGGAACGGAAATGACACATTGCTACTAGCCAAAGGGGTAGGAGATAAAGGGAAAGTTTTTGCTTTTGACATTCAAAAAGAAGCCCTTGAAAATACATATCAGAGGTTAATCAAACATAACTTAGAACATAGGGTTGTTTTAGTAAACACTGGACACGAAAACATAAAAGAGCATGTTACAGATAAAGTATCTGCAATTATGTTTAATTTTGGATACCTTCCCGGTGGAGATCATGGAATTGTTACTAAACTAGAATCAACCATTCCCGCAATAGAGCAAGGGTTAGAGTTACTTAAAGAAAATGGAGTAATGTCCCTTATGCTTTATCCAGGTCATTATGGTGGGAAATGGGAGACAGATGGGGTTTTAACACTGGTTAAAAATCTAAATCAAAAAATGTATACAGTACTTCATTATAATTTTATAAATCTCCAAAATTTCCCTCCACAACTTTTGGTAATCCAGAAAAAGAAGAATGGTATATAA
- a CDS encoding CDP-alcohol phosphatidyltransferase family protein produces the protein MNLPNVLTSIRLLLVPIYISFLPNVVNKLFFSLVILALGGFLDIADGYIARKYNLITDFGKMMDPLADKLLLITIAGGLWLNGYIPFWILVFMAIREGVMIAGGAISYLYKKIAIPANALGKINTCYIYLLIISYILQWEIRSLLARGFVLLVLVTTIVYSNIFINKLFDKKTMVN, from the coding sequence ATGAATTTGCCAAATGTGTTAACTAGTATAAGACTTTTATTGGTACCTATTTATATTAGCTTTCTTCCCAATGTGGTAAATAAACTTTTTTTCTCTTTGGTTATACTAGCACTAGGTGGATTTCTCGATATAGCCGATGGTTATATCGCTAGAAAATACAATCTCATTACAGACTTTGGCAAAATGATGGATCCACTAGCCGATAAGTTATTACTGATAACAATTGCTGGGGGCCTTTGGTTAAATGGTTATATACCCTTTTGGATATTAGTATTTATGGCTATTCGGGAAGGAGTAATGATAGCTGGAGGCGCCATTAGCTATTTATATAAAAAAATAGCCATTCCCGCAAACGCTTTAGGTAAAATAAATACCTGTTATATATACCTGCTGATTATTAGCTATATTTTACAGTGGGAGATAAGGAGTCTTCTAGCCCGTGGATTTGTACTACTTGTTCTTGTAACCACAATAGTATATTCAAATATATTTATAAACAAATTATTTGATAAAAAAACAATGGTAAATTAA
- a CDS encoding M42 family metallopeptidase — translation MDIKDFLQVITQMPGVSGYEQKVGLKINEYFQSLCDESKIDKLGNVIGLKKGSGNGPKIMLAGHMDEIGLMITKIEKGGFLRFTQVGGIDPRTLPAQEVTIYGTEEIYGIIGAKPPHLTEPHERNKAMKMYDLFIDTGLTEEEVKEKVSVGDIAIVNRNFMELSNGYVAAKALDDRAGVAVIMECLKELKKLVHTADVYAVATVQEEVGLRGAMVSSYGIVPDIGIAIDVCFGDMPGVSEENSSKLDGGPALAMGPNIHPKVFEGLKNTAGEWNIPIQLETAPGHSGTDAGAIQIARGGIATAVVSLPERYMHTSVETLSLGDIKKAGRLLALYIASLDKKGLEGLICY, via the coding sequence TTGGATATTAAGGATTTTCTACAAGTTATAACACAAATGCCTGGGGTATCAGGCTATGAACAAAAAGTAGGATTAAAAATCAATGAGTACTTCCAAAGTTTATGTGATGAATCCAAAATAGACAAGCTTGGAAACGTCATAGGTCTTAAAAAGGGAAGTGGTAACGGCCCTAAAATAATGTTAGCAGGTCATATGGACGAAATTGGACTGATGATAACAAAGATTGAAAAAGGTGGTTTTTTGCGATTTACTCAAGTGGGGGGGATCGATCCAAGAACACTACCTGCACAGGAAGTTACTATCTACGGTACAGAAGAAATTTACGGTATAATAGGTGCAAAACCTCCACATCTAACTGAACCCCATGAAAGAAATAAAGCAATGAAGATGTATGATCTTTTTATTGACACTGGTCTAACTGAGGAAGAGGTTAAAGAAAAAGTATCCGTTGGAGATATAGCCATTGTAAATAGAAATTTTATGGAACTATCAAATGGATATGTAGCTGCTAAGGCCCTTGACGATCGGGCGGGAGTTGCTGTAATTATGGAATGCTTAAAAGAGTTAAAGAAGCTAGTACATACTGCTGATGTTTATGCCGTTGCAACTGTTCAAGAAGAAGTTGGACTTAGGGGAGCTATGGTTAGTAGTTATGGTATAGTCCCTGACATAGGTATAGCCATAGATGTTTGTTTTGGGGACATGCCAGGAGTCAGTGAAGAAAATAGTTCAAAACTAGATGGTGGACCAGCCCTAGCCATGGGACCTAACATACACCCTAAGGTTTTTGAAGGTCTAAAAAACACTGCAGGAGAGTGGAATATTCCAATTCAGCTAGAAACGGCACCAGGACACTCTGGAACAGATGCAGGTGCTATTCAAATAGCTAGGGGCGGCATAGCCACAGCTGTTGTTTCACTTCCAGAAAGATATATGCATACATCTGTAGAAACCCTATCATTAGGAGACATTAAAAAAGCAGGAAGGCTACTAGCCCTTTATATTGCTAGTCTCGATAAAAAGGGATTGGAGGGATTAATATGCTATTAG